AAGTACTTTTGATGGGCTAAGCATCGCTTGGTCTGTTGCAGAATATATACACGATAAAGAAATAATTGGCGGCAAAGCTTTATTTGCTACCCATTACCATGAGCTAACTCAATTAGAGGCTTTATTAGAAGGAGTCAAAAATTACTGCATAAAAGTTCAGGAAAACCAAGATGGCGTGATTTTCTTAAGAAAAATCATTCCAGGAAGTGCGGACCAAAGCTATGGTATCGAAGTAGCTAAACTAGCAGGTCTTCCAGAGCAAGTCATCACTAGAGCTAGGGAAATCTTAATGGGTTTAGAGAGTAGCGAAGATGCTAAAGTGCCTCCAAGAAAGACAAAAGAGCCTCAACATCCAAAAGCAGAAGTCAATCTCTTCAATTACCAAGACAAACAGATCATCGAAGACCTAAAGGCTCTGCCTATAGAAGATATGAGTCCTATAGAGGTTATGAATTATGTGTATAATCTTAGAAAGAAGATTAACTAAGGCAGTCAGGTAGTCAGGTAGTCAGGTAGTCAGGTGGTCAGGTGGTCAGCAAAACCAACTCGCCTTTAGGCGAGGTAGTGTAAAATCCTTCGCTAGCCCTCAGGATGACCCTGACCAACTGCTCAGTCATTCTGGAGCGAAGCGAAGAATCTTAAGATTTAATCTCTTTAGCCTAAGATTCTAATGCTTAACCTTCTACATCTAACTTCCAAGCAAGGTGGTGATTAAATGCCAATACAAGTTTTAGATCATGAAACGGCCGCTAAGATTGCGGCGGGGGAAGTGATTACGGATCCTGGGGCTGTCATTAAAGAGCTGGTAGAGAACAGCATCGATGCGGGTAGTACTCGAATCGATATTTCCATTGTCGATGGAGGTAAAAAGGAAATTACAGTTATGGACAATGGCAGTGGCATCATGTCCGAGGAAGTATCTCTGGCTTTTGAGCGCCATGCTACAAGCAAAATTCATAGATTAGAAGATTTATATGAGCTTAACAGCCTAGGCTTTCGAGGAGAAGCCCTGCCTAGTATCGCTGCCATCTCAAAAGTGAGCGTAAAAACTCAATCGAGAAAGGAAGACTTAGGCAGCTATGTGAGAGTTGATGCCAACAAGACTCATATCATCCGTAGAAGCTTTAGCCCAGGCACATCTATCAGTGTAGAAGATATTTTTTACAATACGCCAGCCAGGTTAAAACATATGAAAAAATCTAATGAACTTTCAAAGGATATCATACAGCTAGGAGAAAATTTAGCTCTATCCCATCCAGATATTTCATTTTCTCTAACCGTAGATGGCAAAACTGTTCTAAAGACTCCTGGAGACGACAATCTTCACAACTGTATTTACAGTATTTTTGGAAGTGAATTTGGAGACTCTTTAATAAGCATCGATTACGAAAATAAGCCCTTGATGATATCTGGTTTTTTAGGAAAGAGTAATTATACCAAAAGCAGCAGGAAGTACCAATACACATATATTAATAATCGTTATGTAAAAGATACAAAGATTTCTAGGGCAATTGAAGAAGCATATGAAAATTCCATTATGATCAATCAACATCCTGTGTTTATTGTAAATATTAATATTCCACCTCATATGTTAGACGTAAATGTACACCCATCGAAGACGAAAATTAAGATACTAAATGAAAGCTTAATTTTTCTTCTTATTAAAGATGGAATTCGGAAAACCTTAAGAGACAATACGACAGTAAAAGAAATCACGCCTAAAGTAGAAAAAGTGTATTCAGAAGACAAGAATATTGTACAGCAGGAGATAACTCCTCTTTTAGCTCAAGAGGCACCAAGTACAGTTGAAGTATTGCCAAAGAAGGTAACGCAGAAGAATAGTAGTTCTCCTGAGCTTCCTAAAGACACAAATATTGGTCAATGGAAACCTCAAACGAAAGAAAAAGATCTGTTTTTACCCATAAAAGAGGAGAAACAAAAGAGCAAAGTGCTAGAAGATAATTCATTACCTGCAGAAAAACCAAAAATCAATCACGAATTTGCAGATTATTTTAAACATACGAATGTAGTAGGTCAGTTGTTTCATACCTATATCTTATTCGAAGGTGAAGATTATATTCTTCTCATGGATCAACACGCTGCCCACGAAAGAGTCCTCTTTGAAAATCTCTCTCAAAAATTAAAAAGTGGAGATAAGATTACCCAGCAAATCATTCCCGTTAATATAAAATTGCCTCCTAGCGACTATGCTCTTCTTATGAATCATGTAGATGTGTTTGAAAATATTGGTTTTGAATTTGATGAGTTTGGGGACAATACAATCTGCTTACGTGGGGTTCCCATCTTTTCGAATAAAGTACAAGACAGCTCTTTGCTTTTAGAAATCCTTCAAGAAGTGGATAAAAAGGTTGATGTAAAAAAAGTAGATGCTTTTCAAGAGCTAGTCATCAGGATTGCTTGTAAAAAGGCTATCAAAGCCAATAAGAGATTAAGTCCACAAGAAATCACTTCATTAATCGATTCTTTAATCGCTTGTGATTATCCTTTTACATGCCCTCATGGAAGACCTATTTTAGTGAAGTTAACAAAATATGAGTTCGAAAAGCAATTTAAAAGAATCCAATAGGAGATAAAAATGAAAGAGAAATTGATCGTTTTAGTGGGTCCCACAGCATCGGGTAAGACAGATATGGGAGTTCGCTTGGCTAAGAAAATAGATGGTGAAATCATCTCTGCGGACTCCATGCAAATTTATAAATACATGGGCATTGGTACAGCAAAGCCTACCGTAGACGAAATGGACGGAGTCCCTCATTATATGATAGATCATATTAAGCCAGATGAAGAATTTTCGGTAGCGGTTTTTCGTGAGTTAAGCGAAAAATACATTGAAGATATTTTATCTAGAAATAAAAGACCTATTGTAGTAGGCGGTACAGGCTTGTATGTAAACTCTTTGACAAAGCCATGGAATTTTTCAAAGACAGAGCCTAATGAAACTTTGAGACACGAATTAGAAACTCTTGCACAAGAAAAAGGAGCTTATTATCTTCATGAATGTTTAAGAGAAGTAGACCCGATTTCAGCACAAAACATTCATCCCAATAATGTAAAGAGGGTAATAAGGGCATTAGAAGTATACAAGACTTCTGGAAAAACAAAATCTCAATTAGATCAAGAATCTATGGAAAATGAATTAAAATACGAGCCTATTTTATTAGGACTATCTATGGAGCGAAGCACTTTATACGCTCGAATTGAACTTAGAATTGATAAAATGATAGAAGCTGGTTTAGTAGAAGAAGTACAAAAGCTTCTAGATATGGGCTACAGTGAAGACTTAGTCAGCATGCAAGGCTTAGGCTACAAAGAGATCGTCAAATACTTAAAAGGTGAATACTCTCTAGAAGAAGCCATAGAAATCCTAAAAAGAGACACAAGGCACTTCGCCAAAAGACAACTCACATGGTTTAGAAGAGATGAGCGGATTAAATGGTTTAAGATAGAGGATTATCGGTCGTTGGATCAGTTAGAAAGTGACGCACTGTATTATTTGAAGGAAAGTGGAATTACTGCTTTTGAACAATAGTTGAACGATGGTTAAGCGGTTGTTAAACAATTGTAATTTGCTTCTAAGATTCTGCTTACCACCTTACCACCTTACTACCTGACCACCTTATTTTAAGCTTTTGCTGACCACCCGACCACCTGACCACCTGACCACCTAATTTTAAAGCTTTTGCTGACCACCTAATTTTAAAGCTTTTGCTGACCACCTAAAAAAAGGAGATTTTATCATTGCACAAAGATACATTTGAATTTATCAAAAGAGAATATAATATAGATGATAGCGTCATAAAGTTTTGTTCTAAAAGCGAGGAAAAAATCATCTCTCGTTTTAAGAATATTGATGAAATAAGAGAACACAATCAGCTAAAAGTCATTTCCGCTTTACAAAAGGCGCGTATAGGCGATAGACATTTTCAAGTGTCTACTGGCTATGGATACAATGATGA
This DNA window, taken from Alkalibaculum bacchi, encodes the following:
- the mutL gene encoding DNA mismatch repair endonuclease MutL, with amino-acid sequence MPIQVLDHETAAKIAAGEVITDPGAVIKELVENSIDAGSTRIDISIVDGGKKEITVMDNGSGIMSEEVSLAFERHATSKIHRLEDLYELNSLGFRGEALPSIAAISKVSVKTQSRKEDLGSYVRVDANKTHIIRRSFSPGTSISVEDIFYNTPARLKHMKKSNELSKDIIQLGENLALSHPDISFSLTVDGKTVLKTPGDDNLHNCIYSIFGSEFGDSLISIDYENKPLMISGFLGKSNYTKSSRKYQYTYINNRYVKDTKISRAIEEAYENSIMINQHPVFIVNINIPPHMLDVNVHPSKTKIKILNESLIFLLIKDGIRKTLRDNTTVKEITPKVEKVYSEDKNIVQQEITPLLAQEAPSTVEVLPKKVTQKNSSSPELPKDTNIGQWKPQTKEKDLFLPIKEEKQKSKVLEDNSLPAEKPKINHEFADYFKHTNVVGQLFHTYILFEGEDYILLMDQHAAHERVLFENLSQKLKSGDKITQQIIPVNIKLPPSDYALLMNHVDVFENIGFEFDEFGDNTICLRGVPIFSNKVQDSSLLLEILQEVDKKVDVKKVDAFQELVIRIACKKAIKANKRLSPQEITSLIDSLIACDYPFTCPHGRPILVKLTKYEFEKQFKRIQ
- the miaA gene encoding tRNA (adenosine(37)-N6)-dimethylallyltransferase MiaA → MKEKLIVLVGPTASGKTDMGVRLAKKIDGEIISADSMQIYKYMGIGTAKPTVDEMDGVPHYMIDHIKPDEEFSVAVFRELSEKYIEDILSRNKRPIVVGGTGLYVNSLTKPWNFSKTEPNETLRHELETLAQEKGAYYLHECLREVDPISAQNIHPNNVKRVIRALEVYKTSGKTKSQLDQESMENELKYEPILLGLSMERSTLYARIELRIDKMIEAGLVEEVQKLLDMGYSEDLVSMQGLGYKEIVKYLKGEYSLEEAIEILKRDTRHFAKRQLTWFRRDERIKWFKIEDYRSLDQLESDALYYLKESGITAFEQ